In Chryseobacterium turcicum, a single window of DNA contains:
- the hisIE gene encoding bifunctional phosphoribosyl-AMP cyclohydrolase/phosphoribosyl-ATP diphosphatase HisIE, protein MKVDFNKTNGLVPVIIQDERTLQVLMLGYMNEEAFNKTKKERVVTFFSRSKNRLWTKGEESGNFLAVKSMDIDCDQDTILIKAVPTNTVCHTGSFSCFGEKNVKGFLYELEEKIGQRIDDKIQDSYTYSLYEKGINKVAQKVGEEAVELVIEAKDDNDNLFKNEAADLLYHFLILLKAKNVTLTDIEEILLARNK, encoded by the coding sequence ATGAAAGTAGATTTTAACAAAACAAATGGGCTCGTTCCCGTCATTATTCAGGACGAAAGAACTTTGCAGGTTTTGATGTTGGGCTATATGAACGAAGAAGCTTTTAACAAGACAAAAAAAGAAAGAGTCGTTACTTTTTTTAGCCGTTCAAAAAACAGATTATGGACTAAAGGCGAAGAATCTGGAAATTTTTTAGCCGTAAAAAGTATGGATATAGATTGTGATCAAGATACCATCTTAATTAAAGCAGTTCCAACAAATACAGTTTGCCATACCGGAAGCTTCAGCTGCTTTGGAGAAAAAAATGTTAAAGGATTTTTGTATGAATTAGAAGAAAAAATCGGCCAGCGAATTGATGATAAAATTCAAGATTCCTATACCTATTCTCTCTACGAAAAAGGAATCAATAAAGTAGCTCAAAAAGTAGGAGAGGAGGCGGTAGAATTAGTGATAGAAGCCAAAGATGATAATGATAATCTGTTCAAAAATGAGGCAGCAGATTTACTGTATCACTTTTTAATTTTACTGAAAGCTAAAAATGTAACGTTAACAGATATTGAAGAAATACTTTTAGCGAGAAATAAGTAG
- a CDS encoding nucleoside triphosphate pyrophosphohydrolase family protein has translation MDKIDSLNQVAEFHTTFKAPILETPQIPSQERCDLRVELLQEELNELKQAIADNNIVEIADALCDLQYVLSGAVLEFGLGDKFVELFNEVQRSNMSKACDNEEQANETVEFYKEKEVESFYEKSGEKFNVYRKADHKVLKNKYYSPADLKTIIEK, from the coding sequence ATGGATAAAATTGACAGCCTGAACCAAGTAGCAGAATTCCACACCACTTTTAAAGCACCTATTTTAGAAACTCCACAAATTCCTTCTCAGGAAAGATGCGACTTGAGAGTTGAGCTTTTACAGGAAGAATTAAATGAATTGAAGCAGGCGATTGCTGATAATAATATTGTAGAAATTGCTGATGCATTGTGCGATTTGCAGTATGTTTTGAGCGGTGCAGTTTTAGAATTCGGATTGGGTGATAAATTTGTAGAATTATTCAATGAAGTTCAGCGTTCTAATATGTCTAAAGCTTGCGATAACGAAGAGCAGGCAAATGAAACTGTAGAATTTTATAAAGAAAAAGAAGTTGAATCTTTCTACGAGAAATCAGGCGAAAAATTTAACGTCTACAGAAAAGCAGATCATAAAGTATTAAAAAATAAATACTACTCTCCTGCGGATTTAAAAACAATAATTGAAAAATAA
- a CDS encoding M28 family peptidase, with translation MKKLTGLLLLSLASYNLNAQNFIQAYQTRANQITQTNINTLLQEFASYGVKTTGSAANTNALNWLKAKYQSFGYTTSQITEDSFTYGSSTSKNLIITKTGTLYPNTYVIICGHYDTVNGPGVSDNGSGTSILLEAARILKDVPTEYSVKFIHFSGEEQGLVGSNHYVNNVVFQNNARQMTIKVVFNIDQVGGQIGNINDTITCESDQTSTTGTTGNNAASLLKTQELANCTTLYSPLQVNMSNAYASDYMPFENRGDIITGFYETERSNNEHSVNDTYANIDPVYVFNVGKAAVGALQHFAVATSVLGTHESSQNKLESIKIYPNPAKDILNIETPKEIKNFSFEIKDMNGRLISTYENETTINVSKLSNGVYLCTVKSDGETITKKVIIEK, from the coding sequence GTGAAAAAATTAACAGGTCTTCTACTTCTTTCTTTGGCATCATATAATTTGAATGCACAAAATTTTATTCAGGCTTATCAAACAAGAGCGAATCAGATTACTCAAACCAATATTAATACGCTGCTTCAGGAATTTGCAAGCTATGGCGTAAAAACCACAGGTTCTGCGGCAAATACAAATGCATTGAATTGGCTTAAGGCTAAGTATCAATCTTTTGGTTATACTACAAGTCAGATTACAGAAGATTCTTTTACTTATGGTAGCTCAACTTCTAAGAACTTAATTATTACTAAAACTGGGACTTTGTATCCTAATACCTATGTCATTATTTGCGGGCATTATGACACTGTAAACGGACCCGGGGTAAGTGATAATGGAAGCGGAACTTCAATTCTATTGGAAGCTGCAAGAATTTTAAAAGATGTTCCTACGGAATATTCGGTTAAATTTATTCATTTTTCTGGTGAAGAGCAAGGATTGGTAGGAAGTAATCATTATGTAAATAATGTTGTTTTTCAAAATAACGCTCGTCAAATGACTATTAAAGTTGTCTTTAATATTGATCAGGTTGGCGGACAGATTGGAAATATCAACGATACAATTACCTGCGAAAGCGATCAAACATCTACCACAGGAACAACAGGAAATAATGCTGCGTCACTTTTAAAGACTCAAGAATTAGCAAATTGCACAACATTATACTCTCCTCTTCAGGTAAATATGTCGAATGCTTACGCATCTGATTATATGCCATTTGAAAATAGAGGCGATATTATTACTGGGTTTTATGAAACAGAAAGAAGTAATAATGAACATAGTGTAAATGATACTTATGCAAATATTGATCCTGTGTATGTATTTAATGTAGGAAAAGCAGCGGTTGGCGCTTTGCAACATTTTGCAGTCGCAACTTCGGTTTTAGGAACTCATGAGAGCAGTCAAAATAAACTGGAATCTATTAAAATTTATCCAAATCCGGCAAAAGATATTTTGAATATTGAAACTCCGAAAGAGATTAAAAACTTCAGTTTTGAGATAAAAGATATGAATGGAAGGCTCATTTCAACCTATGAAAATGAAACAACAATTAATGTTTCAAAATTATCAAACGGCGTTTATCTGTGTACGGTAAAATCTGATGGAGAAACGATTACGAAAAAAGTGATTATTGAAAAATAA
- the hisA gene encoding 1-(5-phosphoribosyl)-5-[(5-phosphoribosylamino)methylideneamino]imidazole-4-carboxamide isomerase, protein MKIIPAIDIIDGKCVRLSKGDYNTQKIYNENPVEVAKEFENFGIKYLHLVDLDGAKSKHIVNQKVLENIAKETSLQIDFGGGLKTLEDIEIAFNCGAKQITIGSIAIQNPEFCLELIKKYGSEKIILGADCENRTIKTSGWLEESNENVIDFILDYQKKGIKNVICTDISKDGMLQGASTELYQEILDKATIQLIASGGISCIEDVYTMKEIGCSGTIIGKAIYEEKIRLKELQDFV, encoded by the coding sequence ATGAAAATTATTCCTGCCATTGATATTATTGATGGAAAATGTGTACGTCTTTCAAAAGGTGATTATAACACACAAAAAATTTACAATGAAAATCCTGTAGAAGTTGCCAAAGAATTTGAAAATTTTGGGATTAAATATTTGCATTTGGTGGATTTGGATGGCGCAAAATCAAAACATATTGTCAACCAAAAAGTACTGGAAAATATTGCAAAAGAAACTTCATTACAAATTGATTTTGGAGGTGGTTTAAAAACTTTAGAAGATATAGAAATTGCCTTTAATTGTGGAGCAAAACAAATTACTATCGGAAGTATCGCGATTCAAAACCCTGAGTTTTGTTTGGAATTAATTAAAAAATACGGTTCAGAAAAAATTATTTTGGGAGCTGATTGTGAAAATAGAACAATAAAAACCTCAGGATGGCTTGAAGAAAGTAATGAAAATGTAATTGATTTTATTCTTGATTATCAGAAAAAAGGTATTAAAAATGTGATTTGTACCGATATTTCAAAAGACGGAATGTTGCAGGGAGCTTCCACAGAATTGTATCAGGAAATTTTAGATAAAGCTACAATTCAATTGATTGCAAGTGGCGGAATTTCATGTATTGAAGATGTCTACACAATGAAGGAAATTGGATGCAGCGGAACAATTATCGGAAAAGCGATTTACGAGGAAAAAATTAGACTGAAAGAATTACAGGATTTTGTTTAA
- the infC gene encoding translation initiation factor IF-3: MINDKIRVRELRLVGDNVEPGIFPIDKARQIAKEQELDLVVISDKAEPFIARILDYKKFLYEQKKKQKELKAKQIKVVVKEIRFGPQTDEHDYEFKKKHAEKFLEEGSKLKTYVFFKGRSIIFKDQGEILLLKLAQELEHVGKVDQLPKLEGKRMIMMMSPKKPAK, translated from the coding sequence ATGATAAACGATAAGATTCGCGTAAGAGAACTTCGTTTAGTGGGCGATAACGTAGAGCCAGGAATTTTCCCTATCGACAAGGCAAGACAGATTGCCAAAGAACAGGAACTAGACTTGGTCGTAATTTCAGATAAAGCTGAGCCTTTTATTGCGAGAATATTAGACTATAAAAAGTTTTTATACGAGCAGAAAAAAAAGCAGAAAGAGCTTAAAGCAAAACAAATCAAGGTTGTCGTAAAAGAGATTCGTTTCGGACCTCAGACTGACGAGCACGATTATGAGTTTAAGAAAAAACATGCTGAAAAGTTCTTAGAGGAAGGTTCTAAACTGAAAACATACGTGTTTTTCAAAGGACGTTCTATTATCTTTAAAGACCAAGGTGAAATTTTACTTTTAAAACTGGCTCAGGAATTAGAGCACGTGGGTAAAGTAGATCAGTTGCCTAAACTTGAGGGTAAGAGAATGATTATGATGATGAGTCCTAAGAAACCAGCTAAATAA
- the hisB gene encoding bifunctional histidinol-phosphatase/imidazoleglycerol-phosphate dehydratase HisB has protein sequence MKKVLFIDRDGTLILEPPTDFQVDSLEKLEFYPGVFQNLSKIAKELDFELVIVTNQDGLGTESFPFKDFIKPHEKMLKAFENEGIIFSDILIDKSFEHENLPTRKPQTGMLGKYIYGDYDLKNSFVIGDRITDIQLAQNLGSKAIFINKSINKNSQLTTENWSEIYQYLKQIPRKAKVFRKTNETEIEIEVNLDGSGKSEISTGLHFFDHMLEQISKHGNLDLKIKVKGDLQVDEHHTIEDTGIVLGEAILKALGKKKGIERYGFLLPMDDCLAQVTIDFGGRPWMVWEVDFKREKIGDVPTEMFQHFFKSFADSAKCNVNIKGEGENEHHKIESIFKAFAKSIKMAVNQTDKNFNLPSTKGSL, from the coding sequence ATGAAAAAAGTATTATTTATAGACCGTGACGGAACATTAATTTTAGAACCGCCAACAGATTTTCAGGTAGATTCTTTAGAAAAACTTGAATTCTATCCCGGAGTTTTTCAAAACCTTTCAAAAATTGCCAAAGAACTTGATTTTGAACTGGTAATAGTGACAAATCAGGATGGTTTGGGAACGGAGAGTTTTCCTTTTAAAGACTTCATAAAACCACATGAAAAGATGCTGAAAGCTTTTGAAAATGAAGGAATTATTTTCAGTGATATTTTAATAGATAAAAGTTTTGAGCATGAAAATTTGCCAACTAGAAAACCACAAACCGGAATGTTGGGAAAATATATTTATGGAGATTATGATTTGAAAAATTCTTTCGTGATTGGAGACAGAATTACGGATATCCAGTTGGCTCAAAACTTAGGCTCAAAAGCAATTTTCATTAATAAATCAATCAATAAAAATTCTCAGTTAACAACTGAGAATTGGAGCGAAATCTACCAATATTTAAAGCAAATTCCAAGAAAGGCTAAAGTTTTCAGAAAAACGAATGAAACCGAAATTGAAATTGAAGTCAATCTCGATGGAAGCGGAAAATCTGAAATCTCAACAGGTTTACACTTTTTCGATCATATGCTAGAACAAATTTCAAAACATGGAAATTTAGATTTAAAAATTAAAGTAAAAGGAGATTTGCAAGTGGATGAACATCATACGATTGAAGATACCGGAATTGTTTTGGGAGAAGCTATTTTAAAGGCTTTAGGCAAGAAAAAAGGAATTGAAAGATATGGTTTTCTTCTTCCGATGGATGATTGTTTGGCGCAAGTTACCATTGATTTTGGAGGGCGACCTTGGATGGTTTGGGAGGTTGATTTTAAAAGAGAGAAAATTGGTGATGTTCCAACGGAAATGTTTCAGCACTTCTTTAAATCTTTCGCCGATTCGGCCAAATGTAATGTAAATATTAAAGGTGAAGGTGAAAATGAGCATCATAAGATTGAATCTATTTTTAAAGCATTTGCAAAATCGATAAAAATGGCGGTTAATCAAACGGATAAGAATTTTAATTTACCATCAACCAAAGGAAGTTTATAA
- a CDS encoding DUF4230 domain-containing protein, which produces MRNLKLIIPFVAGILLMLILFFSFKSCFKMSEKTEKSDYYILTNQISKMNKMVVLEQDFSAMQKTKFGYEFLGKEMTSNSIITYTKTNAQVSYDLNKMKIEVDSIGKRLIVKELPNADIRITPSVEIQSLDDSFLNRISEQDIKNVQQKAKQAAIKSVDQNKLRSEGHQQLMENLNNIFVLAKALNYKIEDQTGKIGVLGL; this is translated from the coding sequence TTGAGAAATTTAAAGTTAATTATTCCATTTGTTGCGGGCATTCTTTTGATGCTGATTCTGTTTTTTAGTTTTAAATCTTGCTTTAAAATGAGCGAGAAAACTGAAAAATCGGATTATTATATTCTGACCAATCAGATTTCTAAGATGAACAAAATGGTTGTTTTAGAACAGGATTTTTCTGCGATGCAGAAAACAAAATTTGGTTACGAATTCCTTGGGAAAGAAATGACGAGTAATAGCATAATTACTTATACTAAAACCAATGCTCAGGTTTCTTACGATCTGAATAAGATGAAAATAGAAGTTGATTCTATTGGTAAAAGACTTATTGTTAAAGAGCTTCCCAATGCAGATATCAGAATTACGCCGAGTGTAGAAATTCAGTCATTAGACGATTCTTTCCTCAATAGAATTTCTGAGCAGGATATCAAAAATGTGCAGCAAAAAGCCAAACAAGCCGCCATAAAATCTGTAGACCAGAATAAATTGAGAAGCGAAGGTCATCAACAATTAATGGAAAATCTTAACAATATTTTCGTTTTGGCAAAGGCTTTGAATTATAAGATAGAAGATCAAACCGGAAAAATCGGTGTTCTTGGACTCTAA
- the hisF gene encoding imidazole glycerol phosphate synthase subunit HisF yields the protein MLKKRIIPCLDIKDGTTVKGINFKGLRNAGNPIELAKKYENEGADELVFLDITATIEERKTFVELVKNISKELSIPFTVGGGISSVEDVRKLLEAGADKISINSSAVKNPKLISNLAKEFGSQCIVVAIDTKLINETDWVFVKGGRELTHLKTLDWSKKVEELGAGEILLTSMDGDGTKNGFDVRLTQLIADAVNIPAIASGGAGKTQDFENVFTQTKATGALAASIFHFDEIKINDLKNELKNKNIEVR from the coding sequence ATGTTAAAAAAAAGAATTATCCCATGTTTGGATATAAAAGACGGAACAACCGTAAAGGGTATCAATTTTAAAGGTTTAAGAAACGCCGGAAACCCTATCGAATTAGCCAAAAAATATGAAAATGAAGGAGCTGATGAATTGGTTTTCTTGGATATTACTGCAACTATTGAAGAACGAAAAACTTTCGTTGAATTAGTTAAGAATATATCAAAAGAACTCAGTATTCCATTTACCGTCGGAGGCGGAATTTCTTCTGTTGAAGATGTAAGAAAACTCTTGGAAGCCGGAGCAGATAAAATAAGCATTAATTCTTCAGCGGTAAAAAATCCAAAACTTATTTCTAATTTGGCTAAAGAATTTGGAAGCCAATGTATTGTTGTCGCTATTGATACAAAATTGATTAATGAAACCGATTGGGTTTTTGTGAAAGGCGGAAGAGAATTGACTCATTTAAAAACTTTAGATTGGTCTAAAAAAGTAGAAGAATTGGGTGCAGGCGAAATTCTTCTCACATCAATGGATGGTGACGGAACCAAAAATGGTTTTGATGTAAGATTAACGCAACTGATTGCTGATGCTGTAAATATTCCGGCAATTGCTTCGGGCGGCGCCGGTAAAACTCAAGATTTTGAAAATGTTTTTACTCAAACCAAAGCAACAGGAGCCTTGGCGGCGAGTATTTTTCACTTTGATGAAATTAAAATTAATGATTTAAAAAATGAATTGAAAAATAAAAATATTGAAGTAAGATGA
- a CDS encoding TlpA family protein disulfide reductase — translation MKKLITKICTLTVLTLAMQQFSAQKVVVNREVETTNDGKMLLGHQLKEQFSKEPYSEWYTKEFNEYALDQKAVTELRKNNINSYNLIVFVGTWCEDSHRDFPRLMKILAEVKYPDSRLTIIAVNRKKESPTGDEAKYNVSKVPTIIVEKYGKEIGRMIEMPTTGYVERDLVEILKKDDQSVIKEIFKKEN, via the coding sequence ATGAAAAAATTGATTACCAAAATTTGCACCCTCACCGTTTTAACCTTGGCTATGCAGCAGTTTAGTGCTCAGAAAGTTGTGGTAAACAGAGAGGTTGAAACGACTAATGACGGCAAAATGCTTTTGGGGCATCAGCTTAAAGAGCAGTTTTCTAAAGAGCCTTATTCAGAATGGTATACAAAAGAATTTAACGAATATGCTTTAGACCAAAAAGCGGTTACGGAACTAAGAAAAAATAATATTAATTCTTACAATCTGATTGTTTTTGTGGGAACTTGGTGCGAAGATAGCCATAGAGACTTTCCTAGGTTGATGAAGATTTTGGCGGAAGTAAAATATCCGGACAGTAGATTGACAATTATTGCGGTTAACCGTAAGAAAGAATCTCCTACTGGGGATGAAGCAAAATATAATGTTTCAAAGGTTCCTACAATTATTGTTGAAAAATATGGCAAGGAAATTGGAAGAATGATAGAGATGCCGACTACCGGGTATGTAGAAAGAGACCTTGTAGAAATCTTAAAAAAAGATGACCAGTCGGTAATCAAAGAAATATTTAAAAAAGAAAATTGA
- the rpmI gene encoding 50S ribosomal protein L35 yields MPKLKTKSGAKKRFALTGSGKIKRKNAYKSHILTKKETKQKRNLTTTSYVAKVDEKGVKRQLAIK; encoded by the coding sequence ATGCCAAAATTAAAAACGAAATCAGGTGCTAAGAAACGTTTTGCTCTTACCGGTTCTGGAAAGATCAAAAGAAAAAACGCTTACAAAAGTCACATCTTAACTAAGAAAGAAACTAAGCAGAAGAGAAATCTTACTACTACTTCTTACGTAGCTAAAGTGGATGAGAAAGGCGTTAAGCGTCAATTAGCAATTAAGTAG
- the hisH gene encoding imidazole glycerol phosphate synthase subunit HisH: MIAIIKYNGGNVNSVQNALNRLNVKSIVTDDFELIKKADKVIFPGVGEASSTMKILKEKGLDQLIPTLKQPVLGICLGMQLMCKNNEEGNTVGMGIFDINVKKFPAKNIVPHMGWNTISNFKSSIFSEIIEDNDVYFVHSFYCELSENTTSVCDYILPFSASLLKDNFYAMQFHPEKSGAIGSLLLNNFLKL, from the coding sequence ATGATTGCGATTATAAAATATAACGGCGGAAATGTGAATTCTGTACAAAATGCTTTGAATAGATTAAATGTGAAATCTATTGTTACGGATGATTTTGAGTTGATAAAAAAAGCAGATAAAGTGATTTTTCCTGGTGTTGGTGAGGCTTCTTCCACGATGAAAATTTTAAAGGAAAAAGGTTTGGATCAGTTAATTCCAACTTTAAAACAACCTGTTTTGGGAATTTGTTTAGGAATGCAGCTGATGTGTAAAAACAATGAAGAAGGAAATACTGTCGGAATGGGAATTTTTGATATTAATGTAAAGAAATTTCCTGCAAAAAATATTGTTCCACATATGGGTTGGAATACAATTTCAAATTTTAAATCTTCTATTTTTTCAGAGATTATAGAAGATAATGATGTTTATTTTGTGCATAGTTTTTATTGCGAATTATCTGAAAATACCACTTCAGTTTGTGATTATATTTTGCCATTCAGTGCTTCTTTGCTAAAAGATAATTTCTACGCGATGCAGTTTCATCCTGAAAAATCTGGGGCAATAGGAAGCTTATTATTAAACAATTTTTTAAAACTTTAA
- the thrS gene encoding threonine--tRNA ligase, translated as MIKITLPDNSVREFEGATTPLDVAKSISEGLARNTISAVVNGTQVETTTPITTDSTVQLLTWNDDLGKKAFWHSSAHLLAQAILEFYPNAKLTIGPAIESGFYYDVDFGDETLSEKDFEKIEKKVLENAKKGSTFSLYPVSKEEALKTYADNPYKVELISNLNDGEITFVTHDNFTDLCRGGHIPNTGIVKAMKILNAAGAYWRGNEKNPQLTRVYGISFPKQKELTEYLELLEEAKRRDHRKLGKELGIFAFSEKVGAGLPLWLPKGTALRKKLENFLSDAQKKGGYEFVMSPHIGSKELYVTSGHWDKYGADSFQPIKTPNEGEEFMLKPMNCPHHCEIYKTSQWSYRDLPKRYAEFGTVYRYEQSGELHGLTRVRGFTQDDAHLFCTPDQLMDEFKKTIDLVLYVFGSLGFADFTAQISLRDPENKEKYIGTDENWEKAENAIVTAAKEKGLNTITEYGEAAFYGPKLDFMVKDALGRKWQLGTIQVDYNLPERFDLTYIGSDNEKHRPVMIHRAPFGSMERFIAILLENTAGDFPLWLAPDQFTILPISEKYVDYAKKVSQLLENNDISGLIDDRNEKTGKKIRDAELKKIPFMLVVGENEEKDGTISVRRRGEGDLGAMSLEDFVSYFKEESKTGVEYQA; from the coding sequence ATGATAAAAATTACACTTCCAGACAATAGCGTCAGAGAATTTGAAGGAGCAACGACTCCTTTGGATGTGGCAAAATCTATAAGCGAGGGATTGGCTAGAAATACCATTTCCGCAGTTGTAAACGGCACACAAGTCGAAACCACCACGCCTATAACCACAGATTCTACGGTACAGCTTTTGACATGGAATGATGATCTTGGGAAGAAAGCTTTTTGGCATTCTTCAGCTCACCTTTTGGCGCAAGCTATCCTTGAGTTTTATCCTAATGCTAAGTTAACGATTGGTCCTGCTATTGAAAGCGGTTTCTATTATGATGTAGATTTCGGTGACGAAACATTATCAGAAAAAGATTTCGAAAAAATAGAGAAGAAAGTTTTAGAAAACGCTAAAAAAGGATCAACATTCTCATTGTATCCGGTTTCTAAAGAAGAAGCTTTAAAAACGTATGCAGACAATCCTTACAAAGTAGAATTAATCTCTAATCTTAATGATGGAGAAATTACTTTTGTAACACACGATAACTTCACCGATCTTTGTCGTGGTGGTCACATTCCAAATACAGGAATTGTGAAGGCAATGAAGATTTTAAATGCTGCAGGAGCGTACTGGAGAGGAAATGAGAAAAACCCTCAACTAACAAGAGTATACGGAATTTCTTTCCCTAAACAGAAAGAACTGACTGAATATCTTGAGTTATTAGAAGAGGCTAAAAGAAGAGATCATAGAAAATTAGGTAAAGAATTAGGAATTTTTGCTTTCTCAGAAAAAGTAGGTGCAGGTTTACCGCTTTGGTTGCCAAAAGGTACTGCCTTGAGAAAAAAATTAGAAAATTTCCTTTCTGATGCTCAGAAAAAAGGAGGTTACGAATTTGTAATGTCTCCACACATTGGTTCTAAAGAATTATATGTAACTTCAGGGCACTGGGATAAATATGGAGCAGACAGCTTCCAGCCAATTAAAACTCCGAATGAAGGAGAAGAATTTATGCTGAAGCCAATGAACTGTCCGCATCACTGTGAGATTTACAAAACTTCACAATGGAGCTACAGAGATTTGCCAAAAAGATATGCAGAATTCGGTACCGTTTACAGATACGAGCAAAGTGGTGAGCTTCACGGTTTAACGAGAGTTCGTGGGTTTACTCAGGATGATGCGCACCTTTTTTGTACTCCAGATCAGTTGATGGATGAGTTTAAGAAAACAATTGATTTGGTTCTTTATGTTTTCGGTTCTTTAGGTTTTGCTGACTTTACGGCTCAGATTTCATTGAGAGATCCTGAGAATAAAGAAAAATATATCGGAACTGATGAAAACTGGGAGAAAGCAGAAAATGCAATTGTAACTGCTGCCAAAGAAAAAGGATTGAATACCATTACAGAATATGGCGAAGCTGCATTCTATGGTCCTAAATTAGACTTCATGGTGAAAGATGCTTTAGGTAGAAAATGGCAATTAGGAACAATCCAGGTTGACTATAACTTACCTGAAAGATTTGACCTAACTTATATCGGAAGTGATAACGAAAAGCACAGACCGGTGATGATTCACAGAGCACCATTTGGTTCTATGGAGCGTTTCATCGCTATCTTATTAGAAAATACGGCTGGAGATTTCCCATTATGGTTGGCTCCGGATCAGTTTACCATATTACCAATCAGTGAAAAATATGTAGATTATGCTAAAAAAGTTTCACAACTTTTAGAAAATAACGATATTAGCGGATTGATTGACGACAGAAATGAAAAAACGGGTAAAAAAATCCGTGATGCTGAATTAAAAAAGATCCCATTCATGCTTGTAGTGGGAGAAAATGAAGAAAAGGATGGCACAATTTCTGTAAGAAGACGTGGAGAAGGAGATCTTGGAGCAATGAGTCTTGAAGATTTTGTCTCTTATTTTAAAGAAGAATCAAAAACTGGAGTTGAGTATCAAGCTTAA
- the rplT gene encoding 50S ribosomal protein L20: MPRSVNAVASRARRKKIIKQAKGFFGRRKNVWTVAKNAVQKAMQYAYRGRKEKKRNFRSLWIMRINAGAREHGMSYSQFMGALKKNNIELNRKVLADLAMNHPEAFKAVVDQVK, encoded by the coding sequence ATGCCAAGATCAGTAAATGCCGTAGCTTCTAGAGCGCGCAGAAAGAAAATAATCAAACAAGCTAAAGGTTTTTTCGGTAGAAGAAAGAACGTTTGGACTGTTGCTAAAAACGCGGTACAAAAAGCAATGCAATATGCTTACCGTGGAAGAAAAGAGAAAAAGAGAAATTTCAGATCACTTTGGATCATGCGTATTAACGCAGGAGCTAGAGAGCATGGAATGTCTTACTCTCAGTTTATGGGAGCTCTTAAAAAGAACAACATTGAATTAAACAGAAAAGTTCTTGCTGATTTAGCAATGAATCACCCTGAAGCTTTCAAAGCAGTTGTAGATCAAGTAAAATAA